GCCCCGGACGCGGCGCAACCGTATCTGATTATCATCGAAGTGAAGCTGCCGTCGGACACTCGCGCTTATCGCGTCAATGATCTGAGCGGCTACGTGATCGGTTCGGACAAGTATCGCCAGAAGATCCCTTACGACAGCACGGCACCGCACAATTCGTTTTTTACTGACGAAGATAAGAAGTTGCAGCAGATGAGCAGCAGCGAACGCATCAATGTCCGCGGCAACAAAGTTCAGCTGGCAATCAAGGTTCCGGGCGCCAGCCGATTGGTGAAGGACACCATTCAGATCCATTCTCGTAAGTTGCGAGAACGTCAGGAACTGGAACTCGTGTTCGGCAGCGAGTGACACGTATACCTCTTGAGGCTGCGTTTGTTGTGCTCAGAACGCTTCCATGCTGTTCAATTTCTACCTCCCGCAGAGACAGCCCGGAACTGCTGTGACCGCGAAAAAGCCAAGTGTCCTGCCGTCCGTTCACGTCTGCCGATTGGGCCAGCCTGACATCGCTTCTGAGCGGCTCACATGACAACCGGCCGCGAGTGAGTACGATATTCCCTAACCGGTCGCGATCGAACTTCGTTCTGCGCCTCTCCCTCGATCTTCCAGCCGCTCGCCTGTTCTCACCCACCGGATCAAGCCATGCCTTCTTCAAGCACTCGCCGAAATTTTCTCGCGACGACAACCGCTGCCACCGGGATGCTGGCCGGATTTCCACTCAGTGCAGCCGCGACCGCTCAGGACAAGCCGCGTGCGAAGGTGGAACGCGCAGGCGTTGGAGCGATCGGGCTAAGGTATCAGGGCAGTGTCATTGCGAATAAAGCCGCGATGTATGGTGACATCGTGGCCGTCTGCGATGTGGACAAGAACGTCCGCGATCCGGTTAAGTCCGCGTTTGGAAGCACGCCGCGAGACTTCGAAAATTATCAGGACCTGCTGGCTCGCAAAGACGTCGACATCGTCACGATTGGAGCCCCCGATCACTGGCACACCAAAATGGTGATCGACGCCTGTCGCGCAGGGAAAGACGTTTACTGTGAAAAGCCGCTTACCTTGACGATCGACGAAGGCAAAGTCCTGCGTGATGTCGTGCAGGAAACCGGACGCGTCGTGCAGGTCGGATCGTGGCAACGCAGCGACCATCGCTTTCGACAGGCTGTCGAAATGGTGCGCCAGGGCCGCATCGGAAAGCTTCAGAAGGTCGATATCGTACTCGGCAAAAATGTCACGGGTGGTCCGTTCGAAAAGCGGCGGGTGCCGCTAAACTTCAACTGGAACTTATGGCAGGGACAAACGCCCGACACGCCGTATCTTGCAGAACGCGGTCATTACACGTTTCGCTGGTGGTACGAATATTCAGGCGGCCAAATGACAGACTGGGGAGCTCACCACCTCGACATCGCTCAGTGGGCCATCAACAGCTATCCGGTGGAAATTTCAGGTACGGCGGTCTATCCCAACGTGCCGGACGGGTACAACGTCGCGATCGATTTTAGTGCGACATATAAGTACGAAAACGGCGTGGTCATGACGGTCAGTGATACCGGTCGCAACGGCATCATGTTCACTGGCGACGAAGGTCGGATTTTCGTGAATCGTGGATCACTGCAGGGAAAACCGGTCGAAGACCTGAAGTCCACGCCGCTGACGCGCGACGACTGGACGGTCTACGATTTCGACAATCTGCAGCGGCCGGAACGAGCGGGCAAGCTGGAAGCAATCATCAATCACATGGGCAACTTCTTCGACTGTGTCCAGTCGCGAAACACGCCTGTGTCTGATGTGGAAAGCCAGCATCGCAGTGTGAGTACCTGCCATCTGGGAAACATCGCGATGAA
This DNA window, taken from Fuerstiella marisgermanici, encodes the following:
- a CDS encoding Gfo/Idh/MocA family protein, whose translation is MPSSSTRRNFLATTTAATGMLAGFPLSAAATAQDKPRAKVERAGVGAIGLRYQGSVIANKAAMYGDIVAVCDVDKNVRDPVKSAFGSTPRDFENYQDLLARKDVDIVTIGAPDHWHTKMVIDACRAGKDVYCEKPLTLTIDEGKVLRDVVQETGRVVQVGSWQRSDHRFRQAVEMVRQGRIGKLQKVDIVLGKNVTGGPFEKRRVPLNFNWNLWQGQTPDTPYLAERGHYTFRWWYEYSGGQMTDWGAHHLDIAQWAINSYPVEISGTAVYPNVPDGYNVAIDFSATYKYENGVVMTVSDTGRNGIMFTGDEGRIFVNRGSLQGKPVEDLKSTPLTRDDWTVYDFDNLQRPERAGKLEAIINHMGNFFDCVQSRNTPVSDVESQHRSVSTCHLGNIAMKVGRTLKWDPKTETFPHDADANTHLKRNQRDGFETA